The Acidobacteriota bacterium genome window below encodes:
- a CDS encoding cbb3-type cytochrome c oxidase subunit I, whose product MQATIQSAGAIPVSEAARYNESLHQDTTAKLFLISSISYFFIVGIIALMIAAKFVWPELLGTVQYLSYGRLRPLHVNGMLFGWLLAADMGLMYYVVPRLCGVKLWSEKLGIATAVLWNVIILGAVISLLMGWNQGWEYAELPLPLDVLVVVAWVMFGANIFMTVATRKYTQMYVTIWYCLGTILWTAFVYLTGNFATLFATGVNQANLNWMYVHNAVGLIFTPVGLAIAYYFIPKTSNNPLHSHKLSMIGFWSLAFVYVWTGAHHMLHGPISQWLQTIAIVFSVMLLVPVWAVVYNFFATMRGQWDQLRDNVPLKYLMSGVVFYLLTCFQGPMHSLRSVNAIVSKTDWIPGHAHMAVLGAFSFFAIAGCYYVVPRIFRRPLFSDSLANWSFWLFLIGGVGFFVTLWLGGFWQGWQWNNPAIPFIDTVIALKPVWIVRFFSGVLMFGGIVAFAYNILATMIGAGSESSKMAAATA is encoded by the coding sequence ATGCAAGCGACAATTCAAAGCGCGGGTGCAATTCCCGTTTCCGAGGCCGCGCGCTACAACGAATCTCTTCATCAGGACACGACTGCCAAACTGTTTTTGATCAGTTCGATTTCTTATTTCTTCATTGTTGGAATCATCGCCTTGATGATTGCGGCCAAATTCGTTTGGCCGGAACTGCTCGGAACGGTTCAATACCTGAGCTATGGGCGGTTGCGACCGCTGCACGTCAATGGAATGTTGTTCGGCTGGTTGCTGGCGGCGGACATGGGCTTGATGTATTACGTTGTGCCGCGTCTGTGCGGCGTGAAACTGTGGAGCGAAAAGCTCGGCATTGCGACGGCTGTGTTGTGGAACGTCATCATACTCGGTGCGGTGATTTCGCTGCTGATGGGCTGGAACCAGGGATGGGAATACGCCGAATTGCCCTTGCCGCTGGATGTGTTGGTCGTCGTCGCGTGGGTGATGTTCGGCGCGAATATCTTCATGACCGTCGCCACGCGCAAATACACACAGATGTACGTCACCATCTGGTACTGCCTGGGCACGATTCTGTGGACGGCATTTGTTTATTTGACCGGCAACTTCGCCACGCTGTTTGCGACCGGCGTCAATCAGGCCAATCTGAACTGGATGTATGTTCACAATGCGGTCGGGTTGATTTTTACGCCCGTCGGTTTGGCCATTGCTTATTATTTCATCCCCAAAACCTCGAATAACCCGCTGCATAGTCACAAACTTTCGATGATCGGATTCTGGTCGCTGGCGTTCGTCTACGTCTGGACAGGCGCGCACCACATGTTGCACGGCCCGATTTCGCAATGGTTGCAAACCATCGCCATCGTCTTTTCGGTGATGTTGCTGGTTCCGGTGTGGGCGGTTGTTTACAACTTTTTTGCCACGATGCGCGGCCAGTGGGATCAGTTACGTGACAACGTTCCGCTGAAGTATTTGATGAGCGGCGTGGTGTTTTACCTGCTGACGTGTTTCCAGGGGCCGATGCACAGTTTGCGTTCGGTCAACGCCATTGTGTCCAAAACGGACTGGATTCCGGGCCACGCGCATATGGCAGTGCTCGGAGCGTTTTCGTTCTTCGCCATTGCGGGTTGCTATTACGTTGTGCCGCGAATCTTCCGCCGTCCACTGTTTTCGGATTCGCTGGCCAATTGGAGCTTCTGGCTGTTCCTGATCGGCGGCGTAGGATTTTTTGTCACCTTGTGGCTGGGCGGATTCTGGCAAGGCTGGCAATGGAACAATCCAGCGATTCCGTTCATTGACACCGTCATTGCGCTGAAACCGGTTTGGATCGTGCGCTTCTTTTCCGGCGTGTTGATGTTCGGCGGCATCGTGGCCTTCGCTTACAACATTT